CAGTTCCTGTTGTCTGGACTAGTACGAATTTCTCTTCAGTTTTGACCAGGGTTAGTGGCCAGAATGTGACCTTTGGCGGTATCTCATGTATATGCTCATGGTTGATTGATAGTTTGAAAAAATTCACCACTGTTTTTGCACTTGTCTTTTTTAATTCATTTCCTCTTGCTGTTTTTTCCAGAAACACGTAAAGTAAATACTTAATGGACCTAATTTTGTCTTCAACTTCTTTGGGAACTAGGTTTGCTAATATCTTAAGCAGAAAGGAAACAGTCAGATGAGCTCTCTGAAAAGAGATCTTAATTTGAAAAGGGACGAATATGAGTTAGAATAAACTAGGTTATGTTATCCTTccttttttgtctttcttttcccCCTTTCTTTTTGATGGGTAATAAACTAGGTTTCTGTTTTGACTGGGTAGGGCCTTTTAATGTAATTGAGGATAGTTTGTCCTCATTTATAGTTAATTCTTGGGTTAAAAAGAGGAAAGCAAGAAAAGTATATGTTCGCAAATGCCTCTGCATGGGCACACACATAGAAAGCATACCATTGATATAGCTTTGCAGTATGGGTGAACTTGGGTTTGATGAGTAATACCTTTCTTTGGGTTGCAGCCCCTGATTTGGGTTCCGAAGATGTATATGGAGTATGGAGAATTGATGATACAGATCATAGTTTCTCCACACAGCCTTTCCGTATCAAGTATGCAAGGCAGGATATTCTTCTCTCCATGATGGTCTCATTCAACTTATCTCTGAGCAAACATGAGGTGATTTCTCTTGGCCTTAGCCCCCTTACATAATTTCTCCCCTCCCCCTTCTCCCCCACGTGCACACATCAAAGGTATATTGATGTGGGCTTTGTTCTTGTGCccaatagtgaagcaacaaggtGAGTTGGTTCAATTGAAGTATGTGTACACATTGTTCAAACATTTTGGGCATATAGGTTCTCCAGAGATCCATTATATCTTTCGTATTCTTTAATAATCTTATCAACTAATATGTGCTTTGAAACTAGCAGGGTCCACCGGCATCTGCTGTTATTCTGAAATTTGAGCTTTTCTATGCTCCTATATTGGAGAACGGGTTAGTTGTTCTTTTTGAATTGTGTTTTTCTGCAGATGCATCAAGAAAATTATTGACAAACAATTATTAATTCTAGTATtctctaataaaaataaaatgtgaaTATACTTTGAGTTCCTGTGAAGTACTTGTATAATTTTCTCTGCAGGATTAGTCTGCAGTCTTCCTTGGATGCTTGTCCTGCTGCAGTCCATGAATTTCGTCTTCCATCCAAAGCTCTTCTAGGGTTGCACTCTTATTGTCCTGTACATTTTGATGCTTTTCATGCAGTACTAGTCGATGTGAGCGTCCACATCAGCCTTTTAAAAGGTGGTGTTTACACCTCCTCACAGAAGGTACCAAGGTTTGTCAAAGATTCCAATCCTTTACTGTTAAAATGAGGATGTAAATGAGCTTATATCCGTTTCATGTGGTTGCTATTTATTTGTGTGCCACATTTTATTTTTAGAAGATGGTAGATAACTAAATTTTACCGGACCTTTTCAGCGAGTCTCGTGTGGACGAAGATAGCAATACTGAAGATTATGATCAGGCTAAACAAGTACGTGCTCTTCCTGACTTTCGATTTTTGAGCTCAGACTCCTACACCTGGCTTTTATAATGGATTATGTATAACTTTTAAGGAAAGGCCGACATACCAATTTATAGGTGAAAATGTGAAGGAGGAATGGAGGATGCTATTTAATAGACTTCCTTGGTTTTGTGATCATGGATCATTTAAGCGTCAAGGATCATTATTTATTAGTTTTTTCAAGCACATGACATTCTCGTGCTTACGCTTCAATTGTTCTGCTTTACATTTGGATTTTATTAATAATTCACCATGATAGTCAGATGGAAGATATTCACTGGTTCCTTGAATTCTCTGTTGTTTCTGCTGCTTGCTTTTCAATGAATTTTAGTAAGTAAACACAGCCTTAGTGATGGCACATTCGGCCTATTAATATGTTTCAAGATAAAATCGAACTATAGGAACTTGATGATGCAGAGAACTCTGTAGGGAAAAGAATTAGTCGAGAGAATTTCACATATAAATTAAGTTTAGCATCTTAGTTAAATTCGAAGGTAGTACGAGTTTTTGACATCACGTAAGAGTCTTTCTGCTGCACATTGCTAAAGAACTCGATAACAGCATAAGATTCTTTCAGCTGCACTTACTAAGAACTTTGAAAGAGATTGCAAGGATTAATTTGGAGAGTTTTTTCCCAAGAGATTCTGTGAGGTTAACTGGTTTTAGTCAGGGAGCTGAACTGTTAGGGCATGTAAGGCTGATATCATTCAGGAACTTAGAGAGCTTTGTTAGTTTAGTGCAAATATTTTAGCTAGCAAATAAATACATATGTGTTTAAGGCTATGATGTTGCTATGTTTACCTTAAAAAATTCCATTCATTCTGGATTTCCTACATAGCTGGAGAAGAGATGGTCTGAATAGGAAGACACACAAGCTATGGAACACTATTCATTTAGTGGACAATTTggaatgaaagaaacaatagaatTTTTGAAGGCAAACATAGTAACATACATAGCCTTAAACACAAATGTATTTCTGTGATAGCTTTTTGGTGTAACATGGCCTTTgtaaatgatgaagtttccatgTTAGATATGATCGGGGCTTtgcaaactttgaaatttcttaaCTGCTGTTATACCATTTATAAAATATCATTAGCTATcaggaaaaaaattaaatatatatatatatatatatatatatatatatatatatatatatatatatatatatatgttcaaaatgtgtttcgGGGAGTTTGGATTAGAAAATTGTTCCGCTTTGTTTGTGGAAAAGAAATGTGTGGATTTTACTTTGAAAAAACTCCTCCAGTGACGGTCCAATAATTGCATTATTTTCTAAGTTTTGGTCTCATATTAATTATATAGATCAGATGTTAGACTTCATTAGTTCCCTGCTAAGCAGGGATGCTTTTGCTCAGTTGTACGTAACTTTTGTAATTCAGTACTCACTTGGTGCTGTCAAGTAATTAAAATTATCTTACCTTTctctcaaaataaaataaaaaaggctGATTTGTTTGTTTCCTAAGACAAAGAGGACGAATCCGTGACAGAATCACAAATCTTTTTTCGGGCATGTGTGACATATAAGATTCATTGGCCTTATAATATTTATTATGTGGTTTTCCAGCATTTCTTATCATATTCTTGGAACAGGAAATGCTTGTTAAAGCCTTTTCAGGTGCACGTGATATACTTTTCGAGGAGCTACAAAAAATTAGCAAGGCTATAAATCAATCTATTGATTTTACTGATTTTACTTCCAAGTTCGATGATGAACAAGGATCCAAATTTCCTCCAAGTGCAGACACAGACTTGATGAATGGTAAGGCTTCAGGAGAAGTGCCAAGCAAGATATCGAATGGCTTCAAGGTCTTATCCTGTTATCCTCATACTGCAGCAATTTATTCTGATTATGCTTACGTTAATATTGAACTTGGTGCGTCTTAATATTTAATTTCTCACTTTGACTGTCCTTACTATGAAGATTCAGTTGTACATATGTTTTAATAACTTTCCTTTTCACAAAAGTGCATTTATCTTTTGCGGATGTTCCTACGTAATAAGTAGATATTAACTTAGGACTGAGGGAGGACTGCCTTCTATACCTTGCTAATTCTTACTCTTTATGTTCTTAAGCAGAAACTAAACGATGGGGTTTTCCAGTCTCAATCTAAGGATGACTTAAGCCAGTTGTATCATTCCCTTGGCAACCAAGTACTTTACTTATGGAGTTTGTTTATGAGGTTCCACAGGTTTGTTTCCATTTACATTTACCTTGTACTCAGTGAGCTTATATTATATAGCCCCTCAGTCTTTGCGGATAAGTAATATTTAGTGAACTGAGAGAGAGACAAAAACCTCATTTTATGCCTTAGATACCAGTTAATGCATCATGCACCTCAATTTGTCTATCATGGACGAGATCACACTTAAAAAGTTTTTTATATCTAGGGTTCATCATCTATTGTTAGTGCTGTTTCTTGAGATCTTAAACTGGTTCTTTACTTCCCTTTAGGACTCATAAGACGTTGATTATGGACTTTCTGCGTGAGCAATGGGCTATTGATAGAAGATCTGAATGGTCAATATGGATGGTTCATTCTAAAGTTGAGATGCCTCACCAATACATAAGTAGTGACATTGATAGTTCTTCTTACCATGGTTCCAGTGGGAGAGCACCTGTTATGCGGAAGACAACTGAGGACGTAAGCATATCAATTCTTCTGATTTTCTATAATCGTTATCGTTTCTTCTCCTTGTTTTCCCTCAAATGCTATATATAGTGCAAAGAAGTCTGAGTTGTTAAGGATAAGAATATTCTATACTTTTCAATGTAGTATTTAACTTGAACTGTAATTGTGCTTTATGCAGCCTGCACAGATTGCAGCTATGCGAGCCGAGCTTCATAGAAGAAGTATTGCACAAATGAGGGTTAGTACAATCTAATATATTATGCTGGGTATGGTTCTCTTCACTGTGATGGGTTGATGGTTTAGCATTGGTTCATTGCAGATCAACAGTCGATCTATTCAAGACATGCATATATTTGGAGACCCATCGCGCATCCCAATTGTAATTGTAGAGCGTGTTGTTAATGCACCTTTGCGGTCAACAAGTGGAAATTCATACTTCAACCACCGggagccaaaaaatgcaaagagCTTACTAGCTGATACAAATTCTAAAGGCACCAAAAAGATTCCTGGCGGAAGCCCTTGTCAAAATGGCCGTGTTTTGAAGATTGTGGTTTTTGTCCATGGATTCCAGGCATGTTAATCATCCTGAGCATTGAATATATTA
This DNA window, taken from Nicotiana tabacum cultivar K326 chromosome 4, ASM71507v2, whole genome shotgun sequence, encodes the following:
- the LOC107803027 gene encoding uncharacterized protein LOC107803027; translated protein: MSVILRRFRWMIAGLNKGTPGTPKRLHSADVRPVPLLPLSQQQQLQLLKSYYESKSEHRKPKQPMLEAVHEISIYIHRFHNLDLFQQGWYQIKITMRWEDGDYGLLGTPSRVIQYEAPDLGSEDVYGVWRIDDTDHSFSTQPFRIKYARQDILLSMMVSFNLSLSKHEGPPASAVILKFELFYAPILENGISLQSSLDACPAAVHEFRLPSKALLGLHSYCPVHFDAFHAVLVDVSVHISLLKGGVYTSSQKVPSESRVDEDSNTEDYDQAKQEMLVKAFSGARDILFEELQKISKAINQSIDFTDFTSKFDDEQGSKFPPSADTDLMNGKASGEVPSKISNGFKKLNDGVFQSQSKDDLSQLYHSLGNQVLYLWSLFMRFHRTHKTLIMDFLREQWAIDRRSEWSIWMVHSKVEMPHQYISSDIDSSSYHGSSGRAPVMRKTTEDPAQIAAMRAELHRRSIAQMRINSRSIQDMHIFGDPSRIPIVIVERVVNAPLRSTSGNSYFNHREPKNAKSLLADTNSKGTKKIPGGSPCQNGRVLKIVVFVHGFQGHHLDLRLVRNQWLLIDPKIEFLMSEVNEEKTAGDFREMGLRLAQEVTSFIKKKMDKASRSGNLKSIKLSFVGHSIGNIILRTALTESIMEPYLRFLHTYVSVSGPHLGYLYSSNSLFNSGLWLLKKLKGTPCIHQLTFTDDPDLRNTFLYKLCKQKTLENFSNIILFSSPQDGYVPYHSARIEMCQASSGDNSKKGKVFLEMLNNCLDQIRAPSSEHRVFMRCDVNFDTTLQGRNLNTIIGRAAHIEFLESDTFAKFIMWSFPELFT